ATGCGCGCTGGGAGACTTTTTTGTCCGGCCTGCCCGGCATCTGTATTTTTTACACTCCCCCCTGGTTGCGCGTTTTGGAGGAGACATATGGCTACAGATCATTTCACCTCATCTGTGAAGATGCGAGCGGCCACACGATGGGCGTGCTGCCGCTGTTCTACTCACGAGGATGGCGTAGCGGGCGCGTCTTGCGCTCTGTCTACACCGGTCCCCTTGCCCTCAGCGATGCCGCCCGCCTGGCCTTATTACAGTTCGCGCTCAAGCGTGTTGACACTGAAGATGACGTGAAATTACGCTTCAAGATGATGTCTAACGCGATTGATGGTCAGGTAGGTGGAATGACTGGCGTACCGGCATACGAAACGTATATGCTGGCTTTGCCGGAAAGAGTAGAACTGCTGCGCGTGGATTCGGCTATTCGCCGGGCCGTGAACAAGGCGCTCCGGCTGGGTGTAAAGGTGCGTGAGGCGGAGAGCGAGCGTGAGCTCCGCGCCTGGTACCGGCTCTACGCGCATACCATGTGTAAGCTGGCACTGCTGCCGAATCCTTACCGCCTCTTTGAACTGGCATGGCGCTACCTGCGATCCAGAGGCATGCTGCGCCTGTTGCTTGCGGAATACGTCAAAGAGGGTAAGAGAAAATTGGTGGCAGGTAACTTGCTACTATACTACGGACAAACGATCTCTTTTGATTCTTCTGGTTGGAGCGAGCAGGATCAAGCGCTCAGGGCCAACGACCTGCTGCACTGGCAAGCAATATACGACGCCTGTGCCGCTGGCGCACGCTGGTACGATTTTGGCGATGTAAGCCTGGATAATGCGGGACTGGCGCGCTATAAAACGAAATGGGGAGCAAAACCCGACCTGATCTATGGTTATAGCTACCCCGTACTGCATGGCGTGAGCAATGAACAAAAAGCGAATGAGCCAGGTGCTATGCGGCGCCTGATCCGCGTTGCCTGGCACCACTTACCGCCGGGCATGCTTGGGCGAGCCAGCGCCTGGTACCATAAGCTCCATCTCTATTAGCGCCGCGATCATTTGTAACAATGGGGGCCACAGTAGGGGCGAGGGAGCGTGCTCTGCCCTCGCGCACTCAATGGCCGCTAGAATCCTGAAAATCTTCGACCTGTCGAGAGCAAAGAATCTGATTATCGCTCAAAAGCCTGGTCAGAGTTCTTCAATCAACGCCATATACCCATCTACAGTGCGGTCCCAGGAATGCGGATCGCGGTAGCGCCTGCCGCGTAGTTGCGCCACCTTTCGCAGCGCGTCTCGTAGGGCCTCCGCATCTCCTGGCGGCACCACGATTGCCCCTTCATACTCCGCGACAGCCTCGACTAAGCCGCCCACACGCGTGACCACAACGGGGAGTCCGCAGCTCATAGCGATGTGCAGGGCGCCGCTGCTGGACGCCCGCCGGTAGGGTAGGATGACGGCATCGGCGCCTGCGAAGTATTGGGCCACCTCGTCGTCGGCTACATAGCGGTTGACGAAGGTGATGCGCTGGCGATAGGGACTCTGCTCGATGAGGGCAGCGGGTTGCGTGCATCCCTCCCAGGTTTCGCCGACGACTGTGAGCCGGTAGCCCTCGATCTCGCTTGCGGGTAAGGCATCGAAGGCGCGGATGAGGTCTTCGAGTCCTTTATAGGGACGAATGAGGCCGAAGAACAGCAGGTTACAACTGCTGGCAGAGTCTGTGGGCGAGATCTGTTCAGGCTGCGGCGTTGTGCTTGCGGTGTAAGATGCGTAGGGGCCATGGCCGATCAGCGAGACAGGGCGTTGTCCCAGGCGGTAGGCATGGGCCAATAGCTTGCGGTCATGTTCCGAATGCACGACGTAGCCATGGGCGAGGCGTAGCAACAGGGGAGCGAGCAACCGCACGTAGGTGGAAACGAGCGGTAGTTTTGCCTCCCCAGGGTCAAGCACTTCGTGAAACTCAATCACGACACGCGCGTGTAAGAGCCTGGCGGCGAGGGCGAGCAGGAGATAGGAGTGCAGCACGGTTGCGCTCCACCATTGGAGGGTGACGACATCGGGTCGCTCGTGCCGCAGGAAGAGCAGCGCGCGCAACATGCTGGGCAGCCAGTACCAGTTAATACCATCGAAGATACGCGCGCGAGGGTCGTATGCCAGCTTCGTGGTGATACTACCGACGCGCCGGTGTCCCGGATAGAGGCGGGTTGGCAACAACTGTCGCATCAGGATGGCCGATACGATGTAACTGCTTGCGAGAGCGTTGACAAGGTGCAGTGTGTAGTAGCTGATTCCTCCCAGGAAGCGTGTTCCCGCGCCAATGACGCATATCCGTAGTGGCAGGTTCTCTTTCATTCCGCTCTAATCTCCTTGCGCGATTTTTCTCATTATATCGTCTGTATCTTCTGTTGCTTGATGCTCTGTGACTGAACCAGGGGCCATTGCCGGGACAATATGTCGCCGGTGGCGGGCGAGCAGGGCATCAATCGCTGCTGCCACGCTGCCGCTGCCCTCGCCGATCAATACAGCCACCGGTACGGCGGCAATCCCCAGCAGGGGCAGCAAGAGCCAGGCGAGTACGAGCATGACACCGGCCATACCCAGGTTGAGCAAAGCCGCCGCTCGTAGACGCTGGTGAACACGTAGCACACTGACGTAGACGCTGGTAATGGCATCTGGCACTGCTGAAATAGCTTCAATACGTAAGACGATAGCGCCATGCGCCGCGTAGCTTTGCCCAAAGACGAGCAGGATATAATAGCCGCCCAGGAAACACAGCAGCATGCCCGGCGCTAAAATAAAGGCGATAATTTTCGCGCTGGAACGTACTTTATGCGCGAGGTCACCTGCGGCGTGCGACCCCTCCGCAAAGAGAGAGGTGGCCACCGCGGCCGAGCCTACGAGCAGGAAATCGCCCACGCGTGTTGCCGTGTAGTAATAGGCGTTATCCGCTGCTGATAGCCGTACCAGCACAAAAACAGGTAAAAGGTAGCCGGCGGCCTGGCCACCAAGGTTGATGAAATAATTGCCGGTAAGCGCCGAGAGCATGGAGCGTATCTGCCCGGCGATGCCCCGCAAGGCCAGGCGATAATCCCGTCCAAGGCGTGGCACCTGCACAGCGAATGCCGGAATAAGGGCGATTGCCATAGCCAGGACCGCTGCCAGAAAGATGCCAGATCCGCCAGCTGGCGCCAGCAGCAGGACGGGCAGCGCGACAAGCGGTATTTTGAGCAGCGCAACGAGAGCATTGCGTATCAGCATATGCTGCGTGGCACGTTCGGCAACGAATGTCTGATCTAGCAGCGTGGAAACGCTCATCAACGGTATGCTGAGAATAAAAGCCAGCGCATACCCAGGATGCAAGATGATGATGGAGAATTGCGACGAGAAGAGCGGCAATGCCATCACAGCTATAATTCCGACGAGTAAACCCGCGACAATACCTGTAATCAATCCTGCATTCACTGTGAGCGACCAGGCAGTTCCATTTTTGCGACCGGGGAGCAGCTGTACGAGTGTAGGACCCATACCCATGTTGGCGAGCAGCGCTGCCAGCGTCATAGCCGAGATGAGCGCCGAACCCAGGCCAACGGCAGAGGCAGTGTAGAGGTGCGCGGCCAGTATCCAGAAGAAGTAACCGAGTACAGAGGTGGCGGTCCCTGTGCCGATGATATAGATACTGTTGCGCAGCAGGGAAAAGCGCTGTATCCAGGCCAGTAAGGAGCGTATCCCTTTCATGATCGTCACCTGTTACTGCGTTAATGCAGCCATAGCATGACATGGCGGTAGGGAGCTGCCGGCATATCCACACGGTACAGCATGGCCTCTACCGTTGATGTATCCGTATGCTGAGCTTGCGGTAGCGCGAGCGTTACCTGCCAGTTCTGTCCCGACGCGAGCGTAATCAGAGGCCATTGCTTGACGATTTTGCCATCTTCATTTACGACAAGTCGGTATTGCATGGCCGTCTGCTCCATATTTCTCATGCCGATGCGCACAGCACTCTTCGCGGAAACTCCGCTCCCCGGTAGTATCCACAGTTGAGTAAAGCCGGGACGTGGTTGTTGTTGTGCCCCAATAGTGGAGACAACAACTCCTCCGCAGAGGATAAGCGCGGCCAGCCCAAGCAATAGCCCTTGTCCAAAAGTGAAGGCAAGACCGCGTGGGGCCGATTCATCGGCCCGTAACCCCCCCTGAAACCGTTGTATAAGCGCAATCGCGCACGCGACAAGCGTGATGCTCCCTGAGAGGACCGCCCATGAATCGGCCTGTAAGCCGAATGGCGTCAGGTTAAGCAGCAATCCACACACTATGGCGCATACCAGGCTAAGGCCCAGGCTCAAAACGAGGCGCTCGATAGCATTCAATGTCTTTTGCGAAAATAAGGCGCTGGTGAGCGCATAGCCTGGCAGGATCAGCACCAGCGGCAATGTCAGGACGCGTAGCAGGTTGCCGGTTGGCGGTACTAACAATGCCAGCGCTATATCAGCAAGCGCGATTCCTATGACGATAAAGATATCGAGGTATCTCTGTTTCATCATCAAGTACTCCCTGGAAAAGTTTTCCGTCTATCGTACTCGTTTGTCCCCTGTTTGGGGAAAGACGGTTTGGGTACCGGAACGGGCGTCGATGGAAGCGGCTGGCCTGAAAGAGTGCCATTGCTGATCTGTTCTACATCGTAGATGATGATGTCGCCGCTATCAAAGATGCGACTGACACCCGGCACAACATCGAATTTTTCAAGCGCTGCCCGGTCAATGGGTTGTGTATAGTGCTGAGCGTCAGGCTCACCGTTGTTGAAGTAGGTTCCTGTCTCAGGCAAAGCCGTGCTGAGGCGCAGGTCAACAACGAGGTACTGAATATGATCCTGGCGCAGTATTGTCACGACGCCTGTACCGAATTGAGCAGAGAGGAATACCCACGATACAGCGATAGGGGCGCTGCCGGATGTTTCCGCGAACTGCCGTCCATAGGTTGCCATAAGCTCTGTGTTGTCGCGGTCGCTGGCAACAATATGTCCAGGCCCCAGATACGTATTCGTCCATACAGCCGCGGTAATACCTTCCGGTTCAATGGAACGATCATCGGCGGATACCTGGTACGGGCCTGGCAGAAAACTACCCGATGAACCGGCCCCCATAGCAAGCTGACCAACGAATAGCACAGCAATCGCGTATACTGCCAGCGTCGCGCGTCCCCAACTGGGGGTGCCCAGAATCAGAAAACGCCGCGCTGCCACCGCCAGAACGAACGCTATTGCTACGAACAGAAACTCTGTTGATCGACTTGCTACCTCCGCTCCTGTTTGCGTCAGATGCAGTATCAAGATGCCCGGAAAGGCAAATACCGCGCAGGCCAGGGCGAGGGCAAAGGCATTGTCGCGATAACGCCGCCAGGTCGCGAACAGCCCAAAAGGAAGCCCCAACAGGATCAGCAGTAACGAGGCATACACCATCAAGCGTTCCCACGGCGGCGCTCCAGTCGAAGCAGTGCTTTGAAAGGGCTGTCGCGCCTGGCTATGATGAGCCACTATCTGTACCAGCTGGCTTAGCGCCCCGGTAACATGTGGAGTCAGGTACGCCAGGGCAGCGCCTCCTGTATAGACCAGCCAGGCCGTTGTCAGTACCAGGCTCACCAGTACTATTCCACCCGGGCTTGCCTGTACCTGTAATCCAGCGCGGGCCGATAAATCAGCGCTGGGCGCGATCAATCGGCCCCTACGCGCCGCCGTGGGATGTCCCGCTCTCCACAGCAGCAGAAATACCACCGTCCAGACAACGAGAAAACCCAGCAGCATAAACGAGGTGAGATGGTGCGTCACAACTACCGCACCTATTCCCAACCAGGCCGCTATCGTGAAACCCGGGCGTGGTTGCATCGAAGTATCTCCGCGGCGAACCACGAGGAACAACACAAATACGGCAAGTGATAATGCCAGGGACTCGTATGCGAAGATCGAGTCGAAGAACACGAAGTTTGGATTCGTCATGTACAGCAAGGTGGCAATTCCCGCTATCCACATGGAACTGCTAATACGTTCATAGATCAGGTAAAGAGACGGGACGAATACCAGCCATGCCGTACCAATGAGCACACTTCCGGCAACGAAAATAGAAAGCCCTGTAAGACTGCTCAGCGCGTTGGTAACAATCTCAAGCCCGGGATAAAAGGCGCTGATCGGCAGCAGTGGATTCGCGGAAAAAAGGTGCCCGCTCGCGGCAATATCCTGCGCCGTTCGCACGTGTAAGAACTCATCATAACCGGCGAAATACAGCGGGTACTGTAAAACCTGGACAAAATACAGGCTGATTGCCAATACAACAAGAAGGCCAACCCGCTCTCGTCTTGCCGGTTTTTGAGAGAGTAAGCGCGCCGCGACCGGCAGAAAAATCGCTATCAGCCCGAACCAGAACAGCGGCTCGCCCCATGCTGCGGAAATGCGCCCTCCCTCGTATGCCAGGGCCACCAGGAATACTCCAATGGCGCACGTTACTGATAATACCGGCAACCATCCCCACTCCCTGGCTATCGCTTTGCTCCGCAAGGCTTTTAGATTGACATCTGTAACTGGGAGATAGCGGATGCGTATCATATCAGCCATCTCTCGCTCTGCCACTGGAGACGTGCTATCCTCTGCCTGGGCTTTTGCCCGCGTATGCTCTGGCGCAATGTGTTCACCGCAGCCAATGCAGAAGTGCGCGCCCGGCAATAGCGGTTCGCTACAGTGAGGGCAAAATACTTTATCTGATGGGTTTTCACTCCCTACCGGTTTCGCTATTTCCATGCGTTCTTTGCCTTAATTGCCTGTTGCCGGGGCGGCTGCTTTTTGCAGCAAACCCTTGTACACATGCTCGATACGTGGTACAACCGTACTGGCCTGAAATCTGTCAACGTTCCGTAGCGCGGCTTCTCCCATGCCCTTACGTACACCGGGATCGGCAAGCAGGCGCCTGATGGCCTGTTGTAGGGCAGGTGCGTCGCCAGGCTCTACCAGCAGGCCAGTTTCGTCGTGTGTCACCAGTTCTGCCAGGCCGCCAATGCGGGAGGCAATCACCGGACTCCCTACCGACATCGCCTCCATCACTACCGTGGGGCAGGACTCCGGCCCGACCGACGGCAATATCGCAATGAAGCAGCGACGCAACGCCTCTATGACGGCCTGGCGAGGCCAGTCCTTAAAAACAAACACATTGCCAGGACAATCTTTGCTTAGAACCGGCCAGTCCGATGTTTCATAGCCGATGAGAACGAGTGGAGGCGCATCACTGAGCCCGGCGTAAGCCTTCAGCAGGACATCTACGCCTTTCTGCCGGTTGAAAGCCCCTACAAAAAGCAGGTAGGGTTCGTTGGGGAGCTGCGCGGCGTAGGACGTAGTGTCACTCCGCGCTACACCAATATCATCGGGTATAAAGTTGGAAATGACCTGGAAAGGTAATCGCTGCGCTGCCAGGCCATTGCCCAGTGCCACCGCCTGGCTCACGGGAAGGAACATATCGACAAGACATCTTCTCACCTGTCCCATGACGCGATCAGCGAGTACCGTAGGCACACCTTTCCCCGGCCCGTAATACTGGATGCCGCAGCGCAGGCACTTTGAAAGCCCAGGCCCATTACAGATTGAATCGTTCAGGAGCAGCGTC
This portion of the Ktedonobacteraceae bacterium genome encodes:
- a CDS encoding zinc ribbon domain-containing protein, which produces MEIAKPVGSENPSDKVFCPHCSEPLLPGAHFCIGCGEHIAPEHTRAKAQAEDSTSPVAEREMADMIRIRYLPVTDVNLKALRSKAIAREWGWLPVLSVTCAIGVFLVALAYEGGRISAAWGEPLFWFGLIAIFLPVAARLLSQKPARRERVGLLVVLAISLYFVQVLQYPLYFAGYDEFLHVRTAQDIAASGHLFSANPLLPISAFYPGLEIVTNALSSLTGLSIFVAGSVLIGTAWLVFVPSLYLIYERISSSMWIAGIATLLYMTNPNFVFFDSIFAYESLALSLAVFVLFLVVRRGDTSMQPRPGFTIAAWLGIGAVVVTHHLTSFMLLGFLVVWTVVFLLLWRAGHPTAARRGRLIAPSADLSARAGLQVQASPGGIVLVSLVLTTAWLVYTGGAALAYLTPHVTGALSQLVQIVAHHSQARQPFQSTASTGAPPWERLMVYASLLLILLGLPFGLFATWRRYRDNAFALALACAVFAFPGILILHLTQTGAEVASRSTEFLFVAIAFVLAVAARRFLILGTPSWGRATLAVYAIAVLFVGQLAMGAGSSGSFLPGPYQVSADDRSIEPEGITAAVWTNTYLGPGHIVASDRDNTELMATYGRQFAETSGSAPIAVSWVFLSAQFGTGVVTILRQDHIQYLVVDLRLSTALPETGTYFNNGEPDAQHYTQPIDRAALEKFDVVPGVSRIFDSGDIIIYDVEQISNGTLSGQPLPSTPVPVPKPSFPKQGTNEYDRRKTFPGST
- a CDS encoding DUF1616 domain-containing protein, whose translation is MMKQRYLDIFIVIGIALADIALALLVPPTGNLLRVLTLPLVLILPGYALTSALFSQKTLNAIERLVLSLGLSLVCAIVCGLLLNLTPFGLQADSWAVLSGSITLVACAIALIQRFQGGLRADESAPRGLAFTFGQGLLLGLAALILCGGVVVSTIGAQQQPRPGFTQLWILPGSGVSAKSAVRIGMRNMEQTAMQYRLVVNEDGKIVKQWPLITLASGQNWQVTLALPQAQHTDTSTVEAMLYRVDMPAAPYRHVMLWLH
- a CDS encoding glycosyltransferase → MKENLPLRICVIGAGTRFLGGISYYTLHLVNALASSYIVSAILMRQLLPTRLYPGHRRVGSITTKLAYDPRARIFDGINWYWLPSMLRALLFLRHERPDVVTLQWWSATVLHSYLLLALAARLLHARVVIEFHEVLDPGEAKLPLVSTYVRLLAPLLLRLAHGYVVHSEHDRKLLAHAYRLGQRPVSLIGHGPYASYTASTTPQPEQISPTDSASSCNLLFFGLIRPYKGLEDLIRAFDALPASEIEGYRLTVVGETWEGCTQPAALIEQSPYRQRITFVNRYVADDEVAQYFAGADAVILPYRRASSSGALHIAMSCGLPVVVTRVGGLVEAVAEYEGAIVVPPGDAEALRDALRKVAQLRGRRYRDPHSWDRTVDGYMALIEEL
- a CDS encoding glycosyltransferase family 4 protein yields the protein MRIMMLTQFYPPIIGGGAIHVRSLSTELAARGHEVAVVTLWHTGLAAFEMDAGVKVYRVRSSTRRLPWLFRDSGRQYAPPFPDPEVTLALRQIIRDGRPQIVHAHNWLVYSYLPLKLWSGAKLVVTLHNYDLVCVKTTLLLNDSICNGPGLSKCLRCGIQYYGPGKGVPTVLADRVMGQVRRCLVDMFLPVSQAVALGNGLAAQRLPFQVISNFIPDDIGVARSDTTSYAAQLPNEPYLLFVGAFNRQKGVDVLLKAYAGLSDAPPLVLIGYETSDWPVLSKDCPGNVFVFKDWPRQAVIEALRRCFIAILPSVGPESCPTVVMEAMSVGSPVIASRIGGLAELVTHDETGLLVEPGDAPALQQAIRRLLADPGVRKGMGEAALRNVDRFQASTVVPRIEHVYKGLLQKAAAPATGN
- a CDS encoding GNAT family N-acetyltransferase; translated protein: MKTRLTFAHSTLSMPLRVSEIDPQTDARWETFLSGLPGICIFYTPPWLRVLEETYGYRSFHLICEDASGHTMGVLPLFYSRGWRSGRVLRSVYTGPLALSDAARLALLQFALKRVDTEDDVKLRFKMMSNAIDGQVGGMTGVPAYETYMLALPERVELLRVDSAIRRAVNKALRLGVKVREAESERELRAWYRLYAHTMCKLALLPNPYRLFELAWRYLRSRGMLRLLLAEYVKEGKRKLVAGNLLLYYGQTISFDSSGWSEQDQALRANDLLHWQAIYDACAAGARWYDFGDVSLDNAGLARYKTKWGAKPDLIYGYSYPVLHGVSNEQKANEPGAMRRLIRVAWHHLPPGMLGRASAWYHKLHLY